A genome region from Candidatus Zixiibacteriota bacterium includes the following:
- a CDS encoding DUF1844 domain-containing protein translates to MTPPNDDARAQALFSALVFSLHAAGMQQLGKIMNPMSGKVERDLEQAQATIEMMEMLKRKTAGNLDDYEGKLLSRLLAELQMNYVDEVNREQKSGTSDDAAGKNVSGEAKTN, encoded by the coding sequence ATGACGCCGCCGAATGATGATGCGCGCGCCCAGGCGCTGTTTTCGGCGCTGGTTTTCAGTCTGCATGCGGCCGGGATGCAGCAGTTGGGCAAGATCATGAACCCGATGAGCGGCAAGGTCGAGCGCGACCTGGAGCAGGCGCAAGCGACAATCGAGATGATGGAGATGTTGAAGCGCAAGACCGCCGGAAATCTCGATGATTACGAGGGCAAGTTGTTGTCGCGGCTGCTGGCTGAACTTCAAATGAATTATGTCGATGAAGTTAACCGGGAGCAGAAAAGCGGAACCAGCGACGATGCCGCCG